A window of Phycisphaerae bacterium genomic DNA:
AGCACGAATCAAAGAATGCTTCCCCCAAGAACCGTTCTCTCACCCGCTCATTGGCTTTCGCCGCCTCCGGCGGTGTGGGCTCCGTGCCGCTCCTCCAGTCAGTCCTATCCCGCCCCGCAAATCCCTGCAGAAATCCCTGACGCGTTTTCCGCTCCCGCCGTCAAAACCGACCATTTGCCTCACCACGATTCCCATGCTATCTTTATCGTCGAAGGGCCTTAGCGCCCTCACACGCGTCGCACCTGGCGGCGTTTGACAACCGAATACCCAGCCGGAGCGGACAAGCCCCACCGTTTGGGAGGGACGGGGCAAATCGTACGATTTGTACAAGAACCCCGACAGCGACACGCTGAGACGCTTTGCGACCACGCCGCCAGACCAACCGGCCTGTACGGATCGTGCGTTTTGTACAAAACTTCTTCCCGCCGTTCCTCGATCCGCCCAACTTCGAACCCCCCGCTCCGCGGGCCGCGCAAATCTTACGATTTGTACAAAACCCTCGATATCCCGCTCCCAGGCCACCCGCGCAAACCACACGCATGCACCAAAGGTACAATCTGTACAAAACACAGACCCCGCCGCGGGACACGGCAAAATGCGTTCCTTCGTCGGATCAGGATCGCTATAGTAGCCGATGACGACAGGAGGTCCGCCATGCGTCGGATGAAGATCGTGATCGCCCCGGACTCGTTCAAGGAGTCGCTGCCCGCGACGGCGGTGGCCCAAGCTGTGCGCCGCGGCTTGGCAATGATCTTTCCCGATGCCGCGTACGATCTGGCCCCGATGGCCGACGGCGGCGAGGGCACGGTCGACGCCATGGTCCACGCCACCGGCGGGCGATTCGTCAAATGCCCGGTCGGCGGACCGATGGGCCGGCCGGTCGAGGCGAGGTTCGGCATCCTGGGCGACCAGCAGACCGCGGTGATCGAAATGGCCGCCGCCTCCGGCCTGCCCCTGGTCCCGCGAGACCAGCGCAACCCGATGATCGCCACCACGCGGGGCACCGGCGAACTGATCGCCGCCGCCCTGAGGGAGAAAGCGACGCGGATCATCATCGGCATCGGCGGATCGGCCACCGTCGACGGCGGAGCCGGGGCCGTCGAGGCCCTCGGAGCCAGACTCCTCGACGAACGAGGCGAGCCGATCGGCTCCGGCGGTCGTGGGCTGCGCAAGCTGTCGACCATCGAGATGGACGGCTTCGATCCGCGTATCCGTCAGACCGAAATTCTCGTGGCCTGCGACGTGACCAACCCGCTCACCGGGCCGCACGGCGCGGCGCGGGTCTACGGCCCGCAGAAAGGGGCCACGCCCGAGATGGTCGCAGCCCTGGATGAGAACCTCAAGCACTACGCCCGCGTCGTAAAGGAACGGCTTGGAATCGACATCGACACGCCCGAAGGGGCCGGAGCCGCGGGCGGACTCGGAGCCGCCCTGATGGGCTTCTGCGGGGCCAGACTCGAAAGCGGCTCGCAACTGGTGGCCGAGGCGATTGGCCTGAGCGAGCGGCTGTGCGGCGCCGACCTGTGCGTCACCGGCGAGGGTCGGATCGACGGCCAGTCGTCGCGAGGCAAGGTCTGCCAGCAGGTGGCCCGAATGGCTCAACGGCACGGCGTGCCCGCCGTCGCCCTGGTCGGCGGCGTGGGCCCACAGGCCGAGACCATGATCCCGCCATTGAGCGCGTTCTTCTCCATCGTCAATCAGCCGATGGAACTGTCCGAGGCGATGGCCCGGGCGGATGAGCTGCTCGAAGCATCCGCCGAGCAGGTCGGGAGGCTCTGGCAGACCGCGATCACTCGCCGGTCACCAGACGCCTGAGCTCATCGGGCCATTCCGGCGTGGCGCCCGCCTGCGAGGCCACAAACGCCCCCACCCGGTTGGCGTGCTCGCAGATCTCGTAGAGGTCCTTGCCCCGCAGC
This region includes:
- a CDS encoding glycerate kinase translates to MKIVIAPDSFKESLPATAVAQAVRRGLAMIFPDAAYDLAPMADGGEGTVDAMVHATGGRFVKCPVGGPMGRPVEARFGILGDQQTAVIEMAAASGLPLVPRDQRNPMIATTRGTGELIAAALREKATRIIIGIGGSATVDGGAGAVEALGARLLDERGEPIGSGGRGLRKLSTIEMDGFDPRIRQTEILVACDVTNPLTGPHGAARVYGPQKGATPEMVAALDENLKHYARVVKERLGIDIDTPEGAGAAGGLGAALMGFCGARLESGSQLVAEAIGLSERLCGADLCVTGEGRIDGQSSRGKVCQQVARMAQRHGVPAVALVGGVGPQAETMIPPLSAFFSIVNQPMELSEAMARADELLEASAEQVGRLWQTAITRRSPDA